The stretch of DNA TTACGTGAATTCGCGAGGAACGGTCGAAATCGCGAAACCTATCCCCTCTTCAGGCGTAATAGTAGTAGTTGCTACTACTATTATATGAGAGATATATGAACGACCGACTGACATCCGCCCTGACTGAACTTGGCCTGACCGGCCTCGAAGCTGATATCTACGCCCAGTTGCTGGCCAGCTCTCCGCTGACCGGCTATGCGATTGCCCGACAGATCGGGAAACCGACCGCCAATACCTATAAAGCACTCGAATCATTGCATGATAAAGGGGCGGTCCTGATGGAGTACGGGAAAACTCGTCTCTATCGCGCCGTCTCGGCCGCCGATCTATTGGCTTCGCTCGAGCGACGCCACCGCGCGGTTGGGGCCGAACTGATCACTGCGGCCGCCAAACTGCCGCGCAATGAATCGGATGATCGGGTTTATCAGGTGGGATCGGCCGATCAACTTTTTCAGCAGTACCGTCGCATGTTGGAAAACGCCACGCGCGTCGCGGTGTTTGACCTTTTCCCCCAGGCGGTCACCCTGCTCAAGGAAGATTTGCAGCGGGCCGCCAAACGCAAGATCCGGACTGTCGTCAAAGTATATGCTCCGATCACCATCCCCGGAGTGGAACTGATCATGCACACCAACCCGACCACACTGTCGCGCTGGCCGGGTGAATGGGCTAATGGCGTGGTTGATGGTGTCAGTTATCAAGTTGCTTTCCTCTCGCGCGATTGCCGGACAGTTCATCTCGCCGTCAGAAGCGACAGCCCATATCTCGCCTGGATGTATCACCACGGGCTGGTCTCCGAACTGATGGATACTTCGGTTGAGGCGGCGCTCAAGGCAAAGAAGTCGATTGCCGCAATTCAGGCGGCACATAATAAGTACCGCGATCTCCTCACCGATGAAGCCCCCGGCCTCACTCTGTTGATGAAACGATTCGCGGATTCTCAGGAATGACCTATTTCAAATGACCGCATAGAAGGAGTAGTGATCGATGAAACGAACATTGGCAATTGCCGCGCTCGGATGCGCGCTGCTGTTTGCGATGAGCGCCGAGCTCTCCGCCGCGGCTATGAGCGCGGAAGAGATTCTGAAGCACTGGCAGACGGCGGTGAAGGCGGATGTCTCTGCCTCCGGCTCTTCGCACGTGACCGCGGAACTAAACACTTCCGGCCTAACTGGGACTTATGAGGAGTGGAGCTCTCCCGATGGCCGCTATCGCTTCAAGATCGACCTGGGAAAAGGGCTTTTCATCCAGGATGTCATCATGCTCGGCGACTCTGCCTGGCAGCGGGACAAAACCGGCAAGGTCTCACGGCTCGAAGGGGTCGACCTGCAGCGTATGAGATCCTCCCGCTATTTCTCTCAGAGCGCGCAATTCAGCAAACAATTTGGCGGCGCAACTGTGGAAGTTGTCCCCGGAGATTCATCCAACAATATCGGGCTGGCTATCACTCCTCCCGACGGTATTCTGGCTACTTACTTTCTCGACACAGCCACCTGGTTGCCGCATCACTCAACTTCGCCTGCGGATGACCGCATTTCAACTACCTGGTTTGAAGACTACCAGGAGCTAAATGGTCAGCTCGTCTCCATGCGCAGCATACAGCGTACCGGCTCCGACAGTCGGTATGACGTCTCTACCCGGATACTCTCAATCGAAACCGGTATCACCCTGACCGATGATCTCTTTTCGGTCGAAGGTACCGCTACCCGGGACTTCACCTTTGCTTCCGGAGATCGCTCGCTCTCGATCCCGATCGAACTAAATGGAAATCATATCTTCGTTCCGGTGACGATCAACGGCAAGGCGAAGAAATGGTTTATTCTCGATACCGGCGCCGAAATGGGAGTGATCAATAAGTCGGTGGCTGAAGAATTGAATCTTCCCATGTCAGGCGAACTGGAGGGGCGAGGCGGCGGCGAACAGTCGATTACAGTCGCCCTCGCCTCGGATCTGACTCTGGAGATTCCGGGAGTAACTATTTCCAATCAAACTCTTGCCGCCATTGCGTTCGATGGCCTTGAATCCAAATTCGGACGGCACATGGATGGCATTCTTGGCTCGGAGATCTTTCATCGATTTGTTGTGCAGATCGATTACGAAAAGAAACTGCTCCATCTCTACGACCCCGCCAAATTTGTCTACGATGGCACAGAACCGGCGATTCCGATCATCCTCGAGACGAATCTCCCTATGATCAACGTTACTTTCCAGGTAGCTGGCTGCAAGAAGGTAAGCGGTAAGTTCCTGCTGGATACCGGCGCCGACGCGGCCATCGACATATCCTCCCCCAAAGTCGAGGCTGACAGCCTCACGCAGTGTGCAAGCAAAACCTACGCAGGCAATATCAGCTACGGTGTGGGAGGCGTGAGCAAGCAGTTGGCCGCGCGAACTGATATTCTCGATTTCGGCGGACATGCCGTGCCAAGCCTTATCGGTTCACTGATGCAGGATAAATCCGGCGCAGGAGCGAGCAAGGATCGCGACGGTCTTATTGGCGGCAACCTCTTTAAGCATTTCACTATCACGTTTGACTACACCGGGCGACGTCTCTGGTTGAAGCCGAATGGCCAATTCAACGAGATTCCGCAACTGGATATGTCCGGGATGAAATTCGAAGCGCATGGCGAGCATTTTGATACGATCGTCGTGGCTGTCGTGGTGCCTGGTTCAGTTGCCGAGCAGGTAGGAATGAAGCCGGGCGACCAGCTTGTCACTGTCGGCGGAAAACCGGTCAATAGCATGATGCTCGAGGATATGAAGGAGATGTTCCGTGTCGCCAACCCCGGCCTTAAGAT from bacterium encodes:
- a CDS encoding aspartyl protease family protein: MKRTLAIAALGCALLFAMSAELSAAAMSAEEILKHWQTAVKADVSASGSSHVTAELNTSGLTGTYEEWSSPDGRYRFKIDLGKGLFIQDVIMLGDSAWQRDKTGKVSRLEGVDLQRMRSSRYFSQSAQFSKQFGGATVEVVPGDSSNNIGLAITPPDGILATYFLDTATWLPHHSTSPADDRISTTWFEDYQELNGQLVSMRSIQRTGSDSRYDVSTRILSIETGITLTDDLFSVEGTATRDFTFASGDRSLSIPIELNGNHIFVPVTINGKAKKWFILDTGAEMGVINKSVAEELNLPMSGELEGRGGGEQSITVALASDLTLEIPGVTISNQTLAAIAFDGLESKFGRHMDGILGSEIFHRFVVQIDYEKKLLHLYDPAKFVYDGTEPAIPIILETNLPMINVTFQVAGCKKVSGKFLLDTGADAAIDISSPKVEADSLTQCASKTYAGNISYGVGGVSKQLAARTDILDFGGHAVPSLIGSLMQDKSGAGASKDRDGLIGGNLFKHFTITFDYTGRRLWLKPNGQFNEIPQLDMSGMKFEAHGEHFDTIVVAVVVPGSVAEQVGMKPGDQLVTVGGKPVNSMMLEDMKEMFRVANPGLKIEYMRDGKRNSATLKLEPVI
- a CDS encoding TrmB family transcriptional regulator; the encoded protein is MNDRLTSALTELGLTGLEADIYAQLLASSPLTGYAIARQIGKPTANTYKALESLHDKGAVLMEYGKTRLYRAVSAADLLASLERRHRAVGAELITAAAKLPRNESDDRVYQVGSADQLFQQYRRMLENATRVAVFDLFPQAVTLLKEDLQRAAKRKIRTVVKVYAPITIPGVELIMHTNPTTLSRWPGEWANGVVDGVSYQVAFLSRDCRTVHLAVRSDSPYLAWMYHHGLVSELMDTSVEAALKAKKSIAAIQAAHNKYRDLLTDEAPGLTLLMKRFADSQE